A stretch of Triticum aestivum cultivar Chinese Spring chromosome 1D, IWGSC CS RefSeq v2.1, whole genome shotgun sequence DNA encodes these proteins:
- the LOC123157050 gene encoding chalcone synthase 2-like, with translation MAFLGPSKSHLDSLVGHALFGDGAATAIIGTDPDVPFEKPLFQLVSASQTILPDSEGAINGHLTEAGLTIHLLKDVPGLISENIEQALEDAFKPLGIHDWNSIFWIAHPGGPAILDMVEEKVGLDKERMRASREVLSEYGNMSSACVLFVLDVMCKTSSQDGQATTGEGKEWGVLFGFGPGLTVETLVLYSVPITATT, from the coding sequence ATGGCATTCCTTGGCCCCTCCAAGTCCCATTTGGATTCGCTGGTCGGACATGCGCTCTTTGGCGATGGCGCGGCCACTGCCATCATCGGCACCGACCCCGACGTGCCCTTCGAGAAGCCACTCTTCCAGCTGGTATCAGCGAGCCAGACCATCCTGCCCGACTCCGAGGGTGCCATCAACGGCCACCTTACAGAGGCAGGGCTCACCATCCACCTTCTCAAGGACGTGCCCGGGCTCATCTCCGAGAACATCGAGCAAGCGCTCGAGGACGCCTTCAAGCCTCTGGGCATCCACGACTGGAACTCCATCTTCTGGATTGCACACCCTGGCGGGCCGGCAATCCTAGACATGGTTGAGGAGAAAGTTGGCCTTGACAAGGAACGCATGCGCGCCAGCCGAGAGGTCCTGTCGGAGTACGGCAATATGTCCAGCGCATGTGTCCTCTTCGTCCTCGACGTGATGTGTAAGACCTCTTCCCAGGATGGCCAAGCAACCACTGGAGAGGGTAAGGAGTGGGGTGTCCTCTTCGGCTTTGGCCCCGGCCTCACCGTCGAGACGCTCGTCCTCTACAGCGTCCCGATCACAGCCACTACATGA
- the LOC123179972 gene encoding chalcone synthase 2-like, translating to MAALKLEEVRRAQQAVGLATVLAIGTAVPANCVYQATYPDYYFRVTKSEHLPDLKEKFERMCEKSTIRKRHMHLTEEILKKNPSICSHMEPSLDTRHDIVVVEVPKLGKEAAERAIKEWGQPLSKITHVVFCTTSGVDMPGADYQLTRLLGLSPTVKRLMMYQQGCFGGATVLRMAKDIAENNRGARVLVVCSEITAMAFRGPSKSHLDSLVGHALFGDGAAAAIIGADPDVPFEKPLFQLVSASQTILPDSEGAINGHLTEAGLTIHLLKDVPGLISENIEQALEDAFKPLGIHDWNSIFWIAHPGGPAILDMVEEKVGLDKERMRASREVLSEYGNMSSACVLFVLDVMRKTSSQDGHTTTGEGKEWGVLFGFGPGLTVETLVLYSVPITTTA from the coding sequence ATGGCGGCGCTGAAGTTGGAGGAAGTGAGAAGGGCACAGCAGGCGGTGGGTCTGGCGACCGTGCTGGCAATCGGCACGGCCGTCCCGGCCAACTGCGTGTACCAGGCCACCTACCCGGACTACTATTTCAGAGTCACCAAGAGCGAGCACCTCCCGGACCTCAAGGAGAAGTTCGAGAGGATGTGCGAGAAGTCCACGATCAGGAAGAGGCACATGCACCTCACCGAAGAGATCCTGAAAAAGAACCCTAGCATCTGCTCCCACATGGAGCCGTCGCTGGACACGCGCCACGACATTGTCGTCGTGGAGGTGCCCAAACTTGGGAAAGAGGCGGCAGAGAGGGCCATCAAGGAGTGGGGCCAGCCACTGTCGAAGATCACCCACGTCGTCTTCTGCACCACCTCCGGCGTGGACATGCCAGGCGCCGACTACCAGTTGACGAGGCTACTTGGCCTCTCGCCGACGGTCAAACGCCTCATGATGTACCAGCAAGGCTGCTTTGGCGGTGCCACGGTGCTCCGCATGGCTAAAGACATCGCCGAGAACAACCGCGGCGCACGTGTGTTGGTGGTCTGCTCGGAGATTACCGCCATGGCATTCCGTGGCCCCTCCAAGTCCCATTTGGATTCGCTGGTCGGACATGCGCTCTTTGGCGATGGCGCGGCCGCTGCCATCATCGGTGCCGACCCCGACGTGCCCTTCGAGAAGCCACTCTTCCAGCTGGTATCAGCGAGCCAGACCATCCTGCCCGACTCCGAGGGTGCCATCAACGGCCACCTTACGGAGGCAGGGCTCACCATCCACCTTCTCAAGGACGTGCCCGGGCTCATCTCCGAGAACATCGAGCAAGCGCTCGAGGACGCCTTCAAGCCTCTGGGCATCCACGACTGGAATTCCATCTTCTGGATTGCACACCCTGGCGGGCCAGCGATCCTGGACATGGTTGAGGAGAAAGTTGGCCTAGACAAGGAACGCATGCGCGCCAGCCGAGAGGTCCTGTCGGAGTACGGCAACATGTCCAGCGCATGTGTCCTCTTCGTCCTCGACGTGATGCGTAAGACCTCTTCCCAGGATGGCCACACAACCACTGGAGAGGGTAAGGAGTGGGGTGTCCTCTTCGGCTTTGGCCCCGGCCTCACCGTCGAGACGCTCGTCCTCTACAGCGTCCCGATCACAACCACTGCATGA